GGACAGGTACGGCGACATCGCCGACGGCGTGGTGCTGCCGCCGGCTACCGGGCAGGGCGATGAATCGTTGGCCCGTTGCGTCCGGGAACTGCGCCAGGGTCCGCGGTCAGTCGATTGACGTCACCGTGGTGTCGGTAAGGAAGCGGGCCAGTAGCCGGTCGAATTCGCGCAGGTCGGCGGCCGGCCACTGTGCCAGCGCCCGCTGTAGGTGCTCACGCCGCACCTCCTGCAGTGCGCGCGCGGCCCGCTTGCCCCTGGCGGTGGCTTCCACCCTCGTCTTGCGCGCGTCCGCCAGATCCGGCTTCCTGGCGACCATCCCGTCGTCCAGGAGGCTCTGCACCCGGCGGGCGGCCATGCCGAGATCCATGTGCGCCAGGCGGGCCAGTTGACCCATCGGCATCGGGCCCTCGTCGGCCAGCACCCGCAGCAAGACGTAGGACGGCTGGGACAGCTCCACCGCGGCCGCGGCGGCCTGGCGCTTGAACATCGCCCGGCTACCGCTCAAGCGCATGATCCGCGACATCGTCGCACTGATCGAATCGAGCGTGTCGCGTTTGGTGGCCACCCGGCCACTTTACTTGACAAAGTCAAGCATCAGCCCCCCGAAGGCCGATGTGGCGTCCGGCTTTTGAGATTCGGGCCAGTGCAGCGCTAGCGCGAATAGATGCAGTGCGCCGACCCGCCGACCGGCTGCTCGGCGACCACGTGGCCGCCGATCGTGATGCGGCAGCCGGGGCTGGTGGTGCCCGACCCGACGACCACCACCTGGAACAGGGTGACGTCGGGGCCGGCCTGGATCGTCCGGCTCCACGGCAACGGCGCGTTGTAGACGCGGTCGATCGCCGGATCGGTGTCGATCGTCGTGGCGGTGCCCGTCCCCAGCGCCTCGAAGATCACGGTGCTCGAATCGGCGAATGCCGGCGGAGCTACCAGTCCGGAGAGCGCGGTGACTGCCAGTGCCGAGAAAGCGGCTCGGGTGACACGCTTCATTTGCATCAGACCCCTCAGATTTGCATGGGTAATGATCCGCCACATGTCACCGACCGCGCGCGTTAAAAGCTGGCGTCTCCCTTTTCGATGGATTCATCCTTACCCGAGGCGACGCAAAATTAAACCTCTGATGCTCCGGGCCGGTGTGCGAAGCCGCTACGCCACTGAGACGATGCGGGCCACGACCTTGCCACCCCGGCTGACCTCGACGGTCTGTCCCGCCGCCACCCGATCGATGTAGCGGCCGGCACGGTTTCGCAATTCGTCGAGTTCGACGGGCCGACCCGCGTCCACTGGTACATCTGCGGGTGCAAGAGCCGAATTGCCGGCCGCCACTATCCGCGCCAGTATCCGACCGCCGCGCACCACGAAAAGCGCCTCTCCGGCCGCTACCCGATCGAAGCACCGCCCAGCGCGTGTCCGTAGTTCATCCAGTCCGATCCAACCGGGGTCCGCAGGCTCAACCGGCCGCGCCGGAATCGGAGCCACCCGCCAGTCACCAACCGGCACGATCTGTGCCACCAGCTTGCCGCGCCGGACCACGTCGAGCGTTTCGCCCGCGGCGACCCGCTCGAGGTACGCGCAGGCGTCGCTCCGGAGTTGGCCCAGGCCAATCACTTCCGGCATCTCGCTCCGATCCTCGCGCATGACCGACGTGGCTGCGGGTCACTAGCTCATTATATGACTGTACGTGCGGTCAGTGTCAATCAGTTGTGCGGCGATAGCATGTCCCGCCAGCCGTCGTCCCCGGTCCTGGTCGAGTTCTCGACGGCATATCTGACTCCGTCGGGCCCGACCAATTCACCGCGCTGCGGGCTGTAGACGGCCACCGGCGGTTCATTCCCGGTGTAGACGCAGGGATTGGGCTGCTGGCCGTTGCACACCACCGAGCCCGAATGCGGCCGCGACAGCGGGTCGCTGACCGGCGGCGGCGTGCCGGGCACCCGGTCGGCGGGCGCCGGGTTCATGCCGTTGTTGATCGACGGAGCCGGGATCACCTGTCCCGGTTTGACCGGCTGGTCGCATCGGGCCGCGGCCGCCGGGCAGGTCAGAATCTGATTCGGGTCGCCGTACCAGGGGTTGGTGCCTGCTGGCTCATAGGGTTTGGAGTCGCGGCATTCCCGCGGCGTTGCAGCACGTTTGCCGGGCACGTCGACGCACGGCAGGTTTCGCGCTCCGCGCACGGCGTTGGACGGAGTGTCCTGCGGGATCTTGCAATACGTTCCGGCCGGCATCGGCTGGAGGCTGGTGTCTGCCGGGGACCGCCACTGCGGCGCCGGGAGGAAACCGGTCAGACATGGTGGCGGCTGATTGATCGTCAGGTGAGTGCCTAGCGAGGCGAACCCGGGAAACGCCGACGTCACCGTCTGGCCTTCGGAGGCACCCTGCGGATAGGCGACCAGCAGTTGCTCGACGCCCTTGTGGTACCGCTTGAGCATTTCCAGCACGATCTCCAGATTCGCCAGTGTCTGCGGCAGCGACTCGCGCACATCGCTGAACACCGCGTTCACCAGATCGGTGGTCGGCGTCGCCTGGTTCAGGATGCTCTGTACGTGCGGATCGTTCTCCGCGGCCTGCGCGGCGAGGGTGTCCAGGTTGTGCGACCAGCGCCCGATCGCGTCACCGGACTCGACCTGGCTGTCGATGATCGGCCCGGAGTTCTGGATGATGTCGTCGATTTCGGTCATGTTGGCTTTGAAGTCGCCGGCGATCGCCTGCGTCGCATCGACCAGCCGCTGCAGCGCCGGCCCCAATCCGCCTACGGCTTGGGCTGTTTCGTCGAGCAGCGCCGGAATCTTGCCGGTGGGCAGCGCGGCCAGACCGCGGTTGGCGGCGTCCAGCGCCGGCCCGATCTCACTGGGCACGGTGCCTTTGTTGATGGTTTGTCCGGGCGAGAAGTACCTACCCGGGTTGCCCGCCGACACCAGGTCCAGGTACTGCTCGCCGACCGCCGACATGGAACGGACGTTGGCCGACGCGTCGACTGGGATTTTGAAGCGTTCCGCGATGCTCATCGTCGCGAGCGCACCGTTTTCCGTCGGCTCGACGGAAGTGACCGTGCCGATGGTTTCTCCGCGATAGGTGACGTTGGCCGTCTTGTACAGACCGCCGGAGGTGGGCAGGGCGGCGTGCAACGTGTACTGGCCGATGCCCGCTGCGGTGGGAATCCGTAAGTAGTACCAGCCCAACGCAACTGCCGTGACCAGACTGATCAGGGTGAACAGGAAGATCTGGCGCCAGATGAAGCGAGTCAGCATTGTCTGTCCGCCCGTTCGACCAGCGGGCCGCCGGGGGCGTCGTTGGGGTTCGGCGTGTAGCGGACGTCGGGAATCATCGTCTCCGGGTCACGGCCCCAGGATTGCTCGAGTGCGCGCAGCGCTCCGGAGAAGCCCGTCCCGGTGAGGACAGCGTTGTCGACGGCACTCATGGTGAGGTCGAGCGTGAGCGACAGGTTGAAGTAGTCGCCGCGGAACGCCTTGGGCACGGAGTCGACGTCGAACGGCCGGACCAGCATCAGCTTCAGCGCCTGGACCAGATACGGTGCGGCGCGGCCGAACTCCCGCAACGGACACTGCAGCGCCACCAGGTCCTGGTGCAGGTCGCCACGCGAGGGCGACAGGTACTGGTTGGCGACCTCGCCGAGTCGCCCCACCGAGTCGACCGCATTGATCAGCAGATTTTGCTTGTCCGCGAAATGCTTGAGCAGCGGCGGGAAATCGGTGAGAACCCGGTTGAGAACATCCGCGCGACGACCCACATAACTCAGCAGCCGGTTGCTGGAGTCGATCGCCCGCGTGATGTCGTAGCGTTGCTCGTCGAGCCGGGCGGTGAACGTGTCCAGCTTCCCGAGGAATGCCCTGAGCTCGTTGGCCCGACCATGCACGATGTCGTAGACCTCGTTCTGCAACACTTCCACATTCGGCACGCCGCCCCCGCGCAAGATCATGGCCAGACTCGCCAGCGTCTGCTCGGTCGTCGGATACGTTGACGTGTTCTTCAGCGGGATGGTGTCTCCCGGCCGCAGCCGCTCGGAAGACGGATCGGGTGGCGCGGCCAGCTCGATGTGTTGTGAGCCCAGCAGGCTGGTCTGCCCGATCTTGGCCGTGGCGTTCCTGGGAAGTTTGACGTTCTTGTCGAGGCGAAGCGTCAGGGTCGCTACCCAGTTCTTCAATTCGATCGCGCGCACCGTCCCGACGAACACATCGGCGACCCGGATCCGGCTGTTGGTGTTCAGGGCGAGCGTGTCGGCCATCTGCACGTAGACCGTGTAGGAGCCGGACCCGCTACCCGGACCGCCGGGCATCGGAATATTAGCTACGCCACGCCAATTCGCGCACGAGGTGAGTGCCAGGGTGGACACGACGAGGGCCAGCGCCTGGCGGATGCGGGCTTTCATGAGCCCGCTCCTGCCGCCACGGCCGCCTCCGCGGGCAACGGCGGTCCGGGCAGCGCCGGGGCCGGTGCGAGCGGGCCCGGGATCACCCCCGGCCCGGGTGGCGGCGGCGGAATGGGCACCTGCGCCTGCAGGCCGATCGGCGGCAGTACCGGGTACTCGTCGTAGGCGTTCGGTGGGCCGGGCGGGGTCTGCAGCCCCGACTCCGGTGGCGCGATGTCCGTGCCGCCCATCAGTTCGGCCAGTGATTCGGGGGTCAGCAGGCCCGCCGTGATCGGCCCCACCTGGGCGCCCTGCATGCCTGGCGCGACCACCCAGCCGGGCTGGGTGTTGCGGTGCGAGAAGGGGGTGTCGGGTACCCAGATCCCTGGCACCGTGGTGTCTTTGTAGCCGTTCGGCGGCTGCAACCGCGGCTCGGAGTAGGCGACCTCTTTGGGGAGCGTCTCGGCCGTGCTGAACAGGTTCAAGCCAAAGGGCAGGTAGTTGAACTTGATCGCATCGAGAACGGGCGCCAGATATTGCGCACACAACTCGGCCGAGTCTTGGTAGCCCAGTCGGCTACCGGCCTGAATCATGCTGCACATGAACTGCATTGGGTTCGCGAAGTTGGGGATGGCCGGTATCGACATGACCGCGCCGTGGGACGGGTGGTAGATCTGGCTGAGGTTGGTCTCCAGAGTCGGCAGCACGTGCAGGGCGGTTTCCAGACCGTTCAGCGGTTCGGGTTGGACCAGCGTGGTGGTCAGGGTGGACAGGTTGCCGATGTCCTGGGCGAGCACCTCACGGTTCTGGGTCAGGAAGGGACGCAGCGTGGCGAGCAGCCCGTCGAACTGCTGAAGGGCATCGGCGAGCGCACGATCGGAACTGGTCAGTTTGTCGGTGAATTGGGCCAGGTTGGTGTTCAGCGCGACGAACTGCCTGTCGTCCTTGTGCAGCGCGTTGACGAACCGCGCCAGACTGCGCACCACCGCGAAGAAGTCACCCCGGCCCTGGTTCAGGGCGGTCAGCGCTCGCGACAGGCTGTCCAGCGTGGTGTTGAACTGCTTGCCCTTGCCGGCCAGCCCATCGGCGAAAGACTCGATCACGTCGCCGAACGGGCCCTTGGGCTGTTCGGGTGTCGGACCCAGCTTGTCGATGATGTTGGCGACGCTGGCGCGCAGTTCATCCCACTCCGTCGGCACCTGGGTGCGCTCGATGGGAATCACCGCGTGGTCGGTCATCACCGGACCACCCCGATAGGGGGGCTCCAACTGAATGCTGCGGGATGCCACCAAAGTTGGGTTGACGATCACCGCGGACGCGTTGGCGGGCACCTTGTATTTGTTGGCGTAGTGAAACGTCACCTTCATCTTGTCGCCGGCCGGTTCGATGGAGTCGATGGAACCGACCCGCACGCCCATGATCTGGACTTTGTCACCGGAGTACAGCGCGATCGCCGTGGGCAGGTAGGCGACCACGGTGTTGTTGCTCAGCTTCTGATAAAGCTGCCAGCCGACGAATGCGGCGACCAGGCCCAGCACCACCACCACCGACGCGATGAGGTTGCGGGTCCGCATCCTGCGGTGCGCGATATTGATGCTCAACTCTGACCTCCCGTCGTTCCTTCGGTGCGCGCGCCCGGTGGCGCATTGGGCGGCAGCGGCACCGGTGTGCCCGGGACGTCTGGCGGCGGCTCACCGGGGCGGCCGGCGATCGGGATCCCCGGCGTCGGAGGTAGGCCGTTCGGGTTCGGCGGCGAGGTCTGTACGTCGAGCGGGGCCGGGAAGCTGCCGCCGAACGGACCCACGTCAACGCCCGCGCAGGGCAACGGATTCCACGGGCGTGGCAACGCGTCGGCCGCCGGGGTATACGAACACGCGGTTCCTGGTGGGACGGCCGGCCCGGGGTGCTCCGGGGTGCCTTCCAGCACCTGCGGCGCGGGAGGTGGAGCGCCGTTGGGGAACCGGGTGCCGTTGGGATCGGGGAAGCGGAACGCGGGAAGGCCGGCGCTGCGCCAGAATTCCTCCGGATCCAGGCCGCGCTTCTTGAACGCGGCATCGACGAACGGCTGCAGCATCCAGAACGGCAGCAGGTTGGACAGGACGATCTTGAAGAACGGCCCCGACGCGACGGACTCGCCCAGCCCCGCGGCGAATTGGCTTACGAACGTGAGCGTTTGAGCCAGATCGTCCTTGCGCTGTACCAGCACGTCGGTCAGGGTGTGCAGCTGCTCCAGCGCCGCGTTCAGGTTCGGGTTGTCGTTGATGAATCCCTTTATCTGTGCCGCAACACCCGAAATGTTCTGTAGCAGAGAGTCGATGGCCCGGCCGCGTTCGTTGAAAGCCACCAGCAGTGTCTTTGCGTTGACCAGCAGTCGGTTGATCTGTTCGCTGCGGTCACCGAGCACGCTGGCTACCTGATTGGCTTGCGCGAGCAGATGTTTGATCTCGTCATCGCGTTTGCCGATAGTGTCGGAGAACCTGGCCACGCCGTCGAGGGCGGCACTGATGTGCGGGTAGGTCTGATCGATGGTCTGGGACAGGACATTCAGCGATTGCTTGACGGTGTCGATGTTCCATCCGGTTGCGGCCCTGGTGATGTCGAAGTTCGCGTCGTAGAGCTGATAGGGCGTAGTGCTTTGGCCCAGCGGCAGCACACCTCCGGGCCGCAGGACCTTGGTTCCCCGCGGCTCGATCTCGAGTACTTTCTTACCCAGGATGGTGTCCGTCTTGATCGCCAGCCGGCTTTCGGTGCCGATTTTGTTGCCGCCGATGGAGAATTTGACCAGGACGTGGTCGCCCTCGACCTCGATGCCCTCCACTTTTCCGACATTGACCCCGGTGATGCGCACCTTGTCGTTTTTGTTCAACTGACCCGATTCGGTGAACTGCCCGTAGAAGGCCGGGGTCGCGAACATCATCGGGACGCTGGTGAAGCTCTGGCCGACGATTACGACGAGCACCAGTACCGCGATGCCCATCAGACCGACCCGGTTGCGGTTGAATTCGGTGAGTGTCCTCATTGGGCCGTGCACCTGCCCGTCGACTGCTTCCAGATCCGGACCGTGCGAACCGGGCCGCCGCCCTGCAGTCCGTTCCACCGGATGGAGAGGTCGCAGAGGTAAAAGTTCACCCAGTCGCCGTACAGACCGATGCTGCGTCCGATCAGGTTCAGCGCGGTGGGGGTCTTGTGGATCAGGTCACTGAGCTGCTCGCGTTGATCGATGAGCGGCTGCTGGAAGGCCTGCAGGTAGTTGATCTCCTTGTGCAACAGCGCACGGTTGTCCGCCAGCAGTTCCGACACCGTGCCGGCGGCGTTGCTGATGTTGGCCAGTCCCGCCGCCAGCGGATCGGCGTGGTTCTCCAGACCGGTGATCAGCCTCTCGAAGTTGTCGATCGTCTCGTCGAACTCCTGGCGGTGCCGAACAGTGGTGTCCAGCACGATGTTCAGATTCTTGACCACCTCGCCGATCGCCTCGTCGCGTTCGGCGAGGTGCGAGGTGAGCTGCGCGGTCTGGTCCAGGATGTCGTTGATGGTTCCGCCCTGACCCTGGAACACGGTGATGATCGACGAGGCGATGGTGTTGACCTTGTCCGGTTCCAGGGCCTTGAACAGCGGCTTGAATCCACCAATCAGGGCGTCGAGGTCCAGGGCCGGTGACGTCCGGGACAGCGGAATCAGTCCGCCCGCTGGCAATATCTGGTCTGCTCCGTCACCCATCCCCCGCTTGAGTTCGACGAAGCGGTTGCCGAGCAGGTCGAGATAGCGGATCTGCGCGGTGGTCGACTGGTACAGCTGGATCGAGCGGTCGATGGCGAAGTCGACCCGCACCCGGTTGCCACCATCGATCAGGTTTACGGATTTGACCTTGCCGATCTCCACTCCGGAGGCGCGCACGAACTGGCCGTCTTTCAGGCCGCTGCCGTTGGCGAACTCCGCGGAATAGGTGTTGGTGCTGATGAAGCGCAGCTGCGCGAACACCACGAAGATCGATACGACGATCAGGGTCAGCACCAGCGAGACGATGCCGAGTTTGATTGCGCTGCCGGTGATTTTCATGGGTTGATCGTGTTGTCCCCGACTTGGCGGCCCCACACGTACTCGAGTGCGTATGGCGAACCGGTGTCCACGTGGTTGTACGGTGCGAGGCTGGCGCCGGTGTCCACCACCAGGCTCGGCGCCGGCCAGAAGTCATGGTTGATCGGCTGCCAACAGCCCGGCGCGCCGCCCGGTCCACCATGGGCGTTCACCCGCGGCAGATTCTCCGGATAGGTATAGGGATTCGGTGAACCGCCGACCAGCCCGGCCACCCCCAGGAGTCCCTGCGAGAGCACCGCGCCGGTCAGCCCGGGCAGCGTCAGGATGCCACCCAACCCCGACGTCAGTTCGGTCATGGTTTTCAGCCCGTAGCCGTTGCCGCCGCCCGTCGTCGCGTATGCCGCCGGCTCGGCGTCGCGGTAATTCCGGATGGTGCAGAAGATTTCGGGACTGTAGGTGTCGAACAGCTGGGCGGTCGGAAGCAGATCGGAGATGCCGCGCTGCAGGTAGGGCCCACCCCGGGTGAAGATGTCTGCACCGGTGTCTCCCAGGCCGGCGGCGGCCAGCAGAGCGGAATCCAGTTCGGCTTCCTGCCGGTGCAGTGTGCGCGCGGTCACGACCGCGTGGTCCAGGGCGTTGAAGAGATCCGGCGCGGCGTTGTTGTAGGTGTCGGCCAGGGCGGCGAGCTGCTGAATGTCGTGCCGCACCTGCGGCATTCGGGGGTTGATGTCGTCGAGGATGGCGTTGGCGTTGACGATCGACTGCCCGAACTTGTCGCCCAGCCCGGCCAGGGCCTGCGCGGCCGCGGACAACGTCAAGTTCAGCTTGATCGGGTCAACCTTCTCCGCTATCGCGGTGAGGGTCTCGAAAAGGGTATTGAACTCGGTGGTCACCGACCTCGCATCGATCTCCTGCTTCGATGAAATACGCTGCGCCGTAGGATTTTTCGGAGAGTTGAGGGATACGAACTTGTTGCCGAAGACGGTGGTGGCCTTGATGTTGGCCTCCACATTGGCCGGAATCAGCCTGATGTACTCCGGATTGACTTCCATCGAGAACTTGGCCACCGGCACGCCGTCGCGCTGGATCTCGGAGATGTTGGTGACACGGCCGATTTCGACCCCGTTGTAGGTGACCTTCGATCCCGGGTCCATCACCAGGCCGGCCCGGGGAGCCACCATGGTCAGCGGCGTCTTCGGCGTCAGCTTGCCCCGGAACTGAAACCACACGAATCCCAACACAACTGAGAAGACGACGAGGAATGCCACCGCGGCGGTCTTGTACGGCGGGATGCGCGGTGGATTCTCTTTGACTGGGGCGGTCATGTCTACACGGTGAGGTTGAAGTTCGGGTTCTTGCCGTAGACCGCCATCGCGGTCAGCACAACCACGACGACGATCGTGATCAAAGACAGCCGCATCGACCGACCGACCGCCTCGCCGACCCCGACCGGCCCGCCGTGAGCGGTGTAGCCGTAGTAGGAGTGCGTGGTCATCACCACCAACGCGACGAGGATCACCTCGGCGAACGACCAGCCCACATCGTTGAGACGCAGGAACGTGTGGAAATAGTGGTTATACGTGCCCGCGGACTGCCCGTACAAGAAAACGGTGGTGACCTGCGTGGACACGAAGGCCATGGTGATGCCCAACGCGTAGAGCGGGATGATGACGATGAGACCCGCCACCACCCGGGTGGACGCCAGGAAGGCGATCGACCTGACACTCATCACTTCCAGCGCGTCGATCTCTTCGCTGATGCGCATGGCGCCCAGTTCGGCGGTGGCGCCGGCGCCAACCGTGGCTGCCAGCGCCTGACCGGCGGCCACCGGCGCCACGAACCGGACATTGACCATTGCGGCCAGAAAGCCGGTGAAGGCCTCGACACCGATGTTCCCCAGCGACGCGTAGCCCTGGATGGCGACCAACGAGCCCGCGGAGAGGGTGATGAACCCGACGATCGCGGCCGTGCCACCGGCCACGGCCATAGCACCGGTACCCATCCCCATCTGGGCGACCATGCGTATCAGCTCTTTGGGGTAGCGACGCAGGGCGAACGGAATCTGGGCGACCGCGGTCACCGCGAACCAGACCATCTGCCCGATCTCGAGCAACACCTTGACCGGGGCTTCGCCGTAGCGGCCGAGGTTTGCTCGGGGAAGTTTGAGATACGTTGTGGCAGTGGCCATGTCAGCGCCCCGTTCCGAATCTGACGCCGATTGTGGTCAGGGCCGCGTTGACCGCGAACAGGGCGATGAAACAGAGCACAACCGTCTCGTTGACGGCCGTGCCCAGGCCTTTGGACCCGCCGCGGACGATCAACCCGCGATAACAACCGACGAGGCCGGCGATCAGCCCGAAGGTGGCCGCCTTGATGTTGGCGATCACCACTTCGGGCAGGCCGGTGAGGGCGGTCAGGGTGGAGAGATATGCACCGCTCGAGACGTTCTGCAGGTACACGCTGAACAGGTAGCCGCCGCCCAATCCGACGGCGATCACCAACCCGTTGAGCAGCACGGCGACGATCGTCGAGGCGACGACCCGGGGCAGCACCAGACGGTGGATCGGGTCGATGCCGAGCACTTCGAGGGCATCGATCTCCTCGCGGATGGTGCGCGCACCGAGGTCGGCGCAGATGGCAGTACCACCGGCGCCGGCGACGACCAGCACCGTCACGATCGGGCCCAACTGGGTGACGGCGCCGATGCCCGCGCCGGCCCCGGAGACGTCGGCCGCACCGAACTCGGCCAGCAGGACGTTGAGGGTGAAGATGAGCAGCACGGTTTCGGGGATCGATACCGCGATGGTGGGCAGCAGCGACACCCGCATCAGGAACCAGCCGATCCAGATGAACTCGCGCCACTCGAACGGCCGTTTCAGGGCTTTGGCGGTCAGCACGCACATTCGGAAGAACCCGCCGGCCACTTCGGTGCCCGGCCGGATCTTGTTGCCCACCCGGCCGGCCATGGTGTGTGAGGCGGTCATCGGCATGGACTCCCGAAGGCGGTTGGCCGAACGGCCTTTCGGCGCTCGATTCGGCTGCTGGACATCGTATTTCGGGACACTACGGTGTGGTGGTGAGCCGTGACGCCGTCCTGCCGGTGGACCACGTGCTTCGGCTGACCGGCAGTCCCGGTCCCCACCCGTCGGATCGATGCCGCCCGCGATTGCGCCACCGCGCAACTATGGCACTAGACCGTACGTGCAGTCAACAGATTGCGAAATGTCGGTGTCGCTGCGGGATCGGGGCATCTCGATCCCGGTCGCCAGTTCGCCACGCGTACCTGGGCTGAGCAGCACATTTCGTCGAATTCCGCGATCGCCGTGTGGTTTCAGGGGGCTACGCCGCGGGACGAAGACTATACGTACAGTCAATATCGAGCGCGTGGCGACCCAGCGGCCAATTCGCCACGCAAATCGGAAGATTCGGTGTTCAACCGGTCAGTTCGAGCTACCGGTCACCGCGTTGAGGCACTCGCGTACCACCGAGACGACGTCGGATGACGGACTGGCCCACTTGCTCAGACCCAGCCGGTCCAGTAAGAGTCCGCCGAGGAACACGTCCACGAAGGCGGCCCCGACTCGTTCGGGGGTTCGCGAGTCGTTGGGGTCGAACCACACCCACATCCATTCGAGCGATCCCCACAGCTGTAGTGCCGCGAGATCGACGTCCACACTGCGGAATACACCGGAATCCACTCCGCTGCGAATCTCGTCGATGGTGAGTGCCTGCAGTTGATGGCGCAACTTGCGCACCTGCTGCATTGCCGGATCGTCCGCCAACTGAACCACCTCGCGCTGGCTTGCCACCGTCGCGTCGCGGGACATCACCTGCAGCAGTGCGGAGGTGAAAATGATTGCGGCGATGCGCTCGTGCGGGGCCCCTA
This genomic stretch from Mycobacterium paragordonae harbors:
- a CDS encoding virulence factor Mce family protein, which encodes MRTRNLIASVVVVLGLVAAFVGWQLYQKLSNNTVVAYLPTAIALYSGDKVQIMGVRVGSIDSIEPAGDKMKVTFHYANKYKVPANASAVIVNPTLVASRSIQLEPPYRGGPVMTDHAVIPIERTQVPTEWDELRASVANIIDKLGPTPEQPKGPFGDVIESFADGLAGKGKQFNTTLDSLSRALTALNQGRGDFFAVVRSLARFVNALHKDDRQFVALNTNLAQFTDKLTSSDRALADALQQFDGLLATLRPFLTQNREVLAQDIGNLSTLTTTLVQPEPLNGLETALHVLPTLETNLSQIYHPSHGAVMSIPAIPNFANPMQFMCSMIQAGSRLGYQDSAELCAQYLAPVLDAIKFNYLPFGLNLFSTAETLPKEVAYSEPRLQPPNGYKDTTVPGIWVPDTPFSHRNTQPGWVVAPGMQGAQVGPITAGLLTPESLAELMGGTDIAPPESGLQTPPGPPNAYDEYPVLPPIGLQAQVPIPPPPPGPGVIPGPLAPAPALPGPPLPAEAAVAAGAGS
- a CDS encoding virulence factor Mce family protein, which gives rise to MRTLTEFNRNRVGLMGIAVLVLVVIVGQSFTSVPMMFATPAFYGQFTESGQLNKNDKVRITGVNVGKVEGIEVEGDHVLVKFSIGGNKIGTESRLAIKTDTILGKKVLEIEPRGTKVLRPGGVLPLGQSTTPYQLYDANFDITRAATGWNIDTVKQSLNVLSQTIDQTYPHISAALDGVARFSDTIGKRDDEIKHLLAQANQVASVLGDRSEQINRLLVNAKTLLVAFNERGRAIDSLLQNISGVAAQIKGFINDNPNLNAALEQLHTLTDVLVQRKDDLAQTLTFVSQFAAGLGESVASGPFFKIVLSNLLPFWMLQPFVDAAFKKRGLDPEEFWRSAGLPAFRFPDPNGTRFPNGAPPPAPQVLEGTPEHPGPAVPPGTACSYTPAADALPRPWNPLPCAGVDVGPFGGSFPAPLDVQTSPPNPNGLPPTPGIPIAGRPGEPPPDVPGTPVPLPPNAPPGARTEGTTGGQS
- a CDS encoding MarR family winged helix-turn-helix transcriptional regulator, which gives rise to MATKRDTLDSISATMSRIMRLSGSRAMFKRQAAAAAVELSQPSYVLLRVLADEGPMPMGQLARLAHMDLGMAARRVQSLLDDGMVARKPDLADARKTRVEATARGKRAARALQEVRREHLQRALAQWPAADLREFDRLLARFLTDTTVTSID
- a CDS encoding MmpS family transport accessory protein codes for the protein MKRVTRAAFSALAVTALSGLVAPPAFADSSTVIFEALGTGTATTIDTDPAIDRVYNAPLPWSRTIQAGPDVTLFQVVVVGSGTTSPGCRITIGGHVVAEQPVGGSAHCIYSR
- a CDS encoding virulence factor Mce family protein, translating into MKITGSAIKLGIVSLVLTLIVVSIFVVFAQLRFISTNTYSAEFANGSGLKDGQFVRASGVEIGKVKSVNLIDGGNRVRVDFAIDRSIQLYQSTTAQIRYLDLLGNRFVELKRGMGDGADQILPAGGLIPLSRTSPALDLDALIGGFKPLFKALEPDKVNTIASSIITVFQGQGGTINDILDQTAQLTSHLAERDEAIGEVVKNLNIVLDTTVRHRQEFDETIDNFERLITGLENHADPLAAGLANISNAAGTVSELLADNRALLHKEINYLQAFQQPLIDQREQLSDLIHKTPTALNLIGRSIGLYGDWVNFYLCDLSIRWNGLQGGGPVRTVRIWKQSTGRCTAQ
- a CDS encoding virulence factor Mce family protein, with protein sequence MKARIRQALALVVSTLALTSCANWRGVANIPMPGGPGSGSGSYTVYVQMADTLALNTNSRIRVADVFVGTVRAIELKNWVATLTLRLDKNVKLPRNATAKIGQTSLLGSQHIELAAPPDPSSERLRPGDTIPLKNTSTYPTTEQTLASLAMILRGGGVPNVEVLQNEVYDIVHGRANELRAFLGKLDTFTARLDEQRYDITRAIDSSNRLLSYVGRRADVLNRVLTDFPPLLKHFADKQNLLINAVDSVGRLGEVANQYLSPSRGDLHQDLVALQCPLREFGRAAPYLVQALKLMLVRPFDVDSVPKAFRGDYFNLSLTLDLTMSAVDNAVLTGTGFSGALRALEQSWGRDPETMIPDVRYTPNPNDAPGGPLVERADRQC
- a CDS encoding MCE family protein, with translation MLTRFIWRQIFLFTLISLVTAVALGWYYLRIPTAAGIGQYTLHAALPTSGGLYKTANVTYRGETIGTVTSVEPTENGALATMSIAERFKIPVDASANVRSMSAVGEQYLDLVSAGNPGRYFSPGQTINKGTVPSEIGPALDAANRGLAALPTGKIPALLDETAQAVGGLGPALQRLVDATQAIAGDFKANMTEIDDIIQNSGPIIDSQVESGDAIGRWSHNLDTLAAQAAENDPHVQSILNQATPTTDLVNAVFSDVRESLPQTLANLEIVLEMLKRYHKGVEQLLVAYPQGASEGQTVTSAFPGFASLGTHLTINQPPPCLTGFLPAPQWRSPADTSLQPMPAGTYCKIPQDTPSNAVRGARNLPCVDVPGKRAATPRECRDSKPYEPAGTNPWYGDPNQILTCPAAAARCDQPVKPGQVIPAPSINNGMNPAPADRVPGTPPPVSDPLSRPHSGSVVCNGQQPNPCVYTGNEPPVAVYSPQRGELVGPDGVRYAVENSTRTGDDGWRDMLSPHN
- a CDS encoding MCE family protein: MTAPVKENPPRIPPYKTAAVAFLVVFSVVLGFVWFQFRGKLTPKTPLTMVAPRAGLVMDPGSKVTYNGVEIGRVTNISEIQRDGVPVAKFSMEVNPEYIRLIPANVEANIKATTVFGNKFVSLNSPKNPTAQRISSKQEIDARSVTTEFNTLFETLTAIAEKVDPIKLNLTLSAAAQALAGLGDKFGQSIVNANAILDDINPRMPQVRHDIQQLAALADTYNNAAPDLFNALDHAVVTARTLHRQEAELDSALLAAAGLGDTGADIFTRGGPYLQRGISDLLPTAQLFDTYSPEIFCTIRNYRDAEPAAYATTGGGNGYGLKTMTELTSGLGGILTLPGLTGAVLSQGLLGVAGLVGGSPNPYTYPENLPRVNAHGGPGGAPGCWQPINHDFWPAPSLVVDTGASLAPYNHVDTGSPYALEYVWGRQVGDNTINP
- a CDS encoding type II toxin-antitoxin system prevent-host-death family antitoxin, with the translated sequence MPEVIGLGQLRSDACAYLERVAAGETLDVVRRGKLVAQIVPVGDWRVAPIPARPVEPADPGWIGLDELRTRAGRCFDRVAAGEALFVVRGGRILARIVAAGNSALAPADVPVDAGRPVELDELRNRAGRYIDRVAAGQTVEVSRGGKVVARIVSVA